The Thioalkalivibrio sulfidiphilus HL-EbGr7 genome includes a window with the following:
- a CDS encoding HepT-like ribonuclease domain-containing protein: MSEREWRFYIDDMIRFAGNVLSYTSGMDQDAFVATPINYDATLRNLELIGEAATHVPEAVRAENPGIPWRMIIATRNRLIHAYLGIDNDTLWSIIRDDVPALVQALKLLQKQKG; encoded by the coding sequence ATGTCTGAGCGCGAATGGCGCTTCTATATCGATGACATGATCCGATTTGCCGGCAACGTGCTCTCATATACGTCGGGCATGGACCAGGATGCGTTTGTTGCCACGCCGATCAACTACGATGCCACGCTCCGTAACCTGGAACTCATCGGGGAGGCCGCGACGCATGTTCCGGAAGCGGTACGTGCAGAGAATCCCGGGATTCCTTGGAGGATGATCATCGCAACGCGAAATCGGTTGATCCATGCATATCTTGGAATCGATAACGATACCCTGTGGAGCATTATTCGTGACGATGTGCCTGCTCTTGTACAGGCATTGAAGCTTTTGCAGAAGCAGAAAGGCTGA
- a CDS encoding YqiA/YcfP family alpha/beta fold hydrolase, translating into MILFYVHGFGSTSQSRKGQALKQLLPEHRVIGLDYGYEPDEAVRDLIAQAEAAGAGREPCVFIGSSLGGLYSRYLARHFQARTVLINPVVKAELLRTLIGPVHNYYTGEPYDWTEADVQALMVYDAPLSVPALVLLDEGDEVLDYRMAVQAYEGFAEVKVFAGGDHAFAHLEESIPLIRAFIRS; encoded by the coding sequence ATGATCCTGTTCTACGTCCACGGTTTCGGCAGCACGTCCCAGAGCCGCAAGGGGCAGGCGCTCAAGCAGCTGTTGCCTGAGCATCGCGTGATCGGTCTCGACTATGGTTATGAACCGGATGAAGCAGTGCGTGACCTGATCGCGCAGGCCGAGGCGGCGGGTGCGGGGCGGGAGCCCTGCGTGTTCATCGGATCATCCCTGGGCGGTCTATACAGCCGTTATCTGGCGCGTCATTTCCAGGCCAGGACCGTGCTGATCAATCCCGTGGTGAAGGCGGAGCTTCTGCGCACACTGATCGGTCCGGTGCACAACTACTACACCGGCGAGCCCTATGACTGGACCGAGGCGGACGTGCAGGCCTTGATGGTCTATGACGCGCCGCTCTCGGTGCCCGCACTCGTGCTGCTCGATGAGGGTGACGAGGTGCTGGATTACCGCATGGCGGTGCAGGCCTATGAGGGGTTTGCCGAGGTGAAGGTGTTCGCGGGCGGCGATCACGCCTTCGCGCATCTGGAGGAGAGCATTCCGCTGATTCGCGCCTTCATCCGCTCCTGA
- a CDS encoding c-type cytochrome, translating into MLTPAALAETPDEELIKRGEYNLRAAGCISCHTKKEDGAPFLAGGRAIESPFGTFYGPNITPDKETGIGNWSVDDLVRALTEGRGPDGRHYYPALPYTSYTRMKREDIEAIWAYLQSIEPVRLENRPHELVWFARFRPALRFWNVLHLRPGEFVPRESESDEWNRGAYLVNAMAHCAECHSPRTRTGGLDPRLLFAGQRLPDGGTIPNITPDRETGIGRWTQRHIVRYLDTGMDPDGDFAGGSMSDVIEHGTTHLSNDDLRAMAVYLMSLEPIRHDMR; encoded by the coding sequence GTGCTTACCCCCGCAGCCCTGGCCGAGACACCGGATGAGGAACTGATCAAACGGGGCGAATACAACCTGCGCGCCGCCGGCTGCATCTCCTGCCATACGAAAAAAGAAGACGGTGCCCCGTTCCTGGCCGGTGGCCGTGCCATCGAAAGCCCCTTCGGCACCTTCTACGGCCCCAACATCACCCCGGACAAGGAGACCGGTATCGGCAATTGGTCAGTCGATGACCTGGTGCGTGCCCTGACCGAGGGACGCGGCCCCGACGGGCGACATTACTACCCCGCCCTGCCCTACACCTCCTACACCCGCATGAAGCGGGAGGACATCGAAGCCATCTGGGCCTATCTGCAATCCATTGAACCGGTGCGACTTGAAAACAGGCCCCACGAGCTGGTCTGGTTCGCCCGATTCCGCCCCGCCCTGCGCTTTTGGAATGTCCTGCACCTGCGCCCGGGTGAATTCGTACCCCGTGAGTCAGAGTCGGACGAATGGAACCGAGGTGCCTACCTGGTCAACGCCATGGCCCACTGCGCCGAGTGCCACAGCCCGCGCACCCGCACCGGCGGCCTGGACCCCAGGCTTCTGTTTGCCGGCCAGCGCCTGCCCGACGGCGGGACCATCCCCAACATCACCCCGGACCGGGAGACCGGCATCGGACGCTGGACCCAGCGCCACATCGTGCGTTATCTGGACACGGGCATGGATCCGGATGGCGACTTCGCCGGCGGTTCCATGAGCGATGTGATCGAGCACGGCACCACGCACCTGAGCAACGACGACCTGCGTGCCATGGCCGTCTATCTCATGTCCCTGGAGCCCATCCGCCACGACATGCGCTGA
- a CDS encoding c-type cytochrome, translated as MHKPIKLALSFGIAMTLGLGAMSQVHAIDSVEATVDYRKGVMRAIGGNTAALAAVIVDGANEYRDNLAIHARYIVDMTKDIPALFPEGSDFGETNALPAVWENQERYAELSENTHKAAVTLLEAIEAGEQDLGPRFRELGQSCRACHDDFRQSN; from the coding sequence ATGCATAAACCCATCAAGCTCGCCCTCTCTTTCGGTATTGCCATGACCCTGGGTCTCGGCGCCATGAGCCAGGTCCACGCCATCGATTCCGTGGAGGCGACGGTGGATTACCGCAAGGGCGTCATGCGGGCCATCGGCGGCAACACCGCCGCACTGGCCGCCGTGATCGTGGACGGTGCCAATGAATACCGGGACAACCTGGCCATCCATGCCCGCTACATCGTGGACATGACCAAGGACATCCCCGCCCTGTTCCCGGAGGGCAGCGACTTCGGCGAGACCAATGCCCTGCCCGCCGTGTGGGAGAACCAGGAACGCTATGCCGAACTCTCCGAGAACACCCACAAGGCCGCCGTCACCCTGCTGGAGGCCATCGAGGCCGGCGAGCAGGATCTCGGTCCCCGCTTCCGTGAGCTGGGTCAGTCCTGCCGTGCCTGTCACGACGACTTCCGCCAGAGCAACTGA
- a CDS encoding EAL domain-containing protein, with the protein MRLRFSLQIIIGAVAIQVAMVSLLVWNTTHQIRESHTELLVRSAEQQSLLMTSALVPGLAYSDAAMLQDVLQLVSGQPDLVYAVVIDAGERRLAVVGTPPESLLPVTGTQVDERGQVHITRRIDLAGQSLGLLGVGYSPEGVNALSDALLERNVTLGIAMLALSILAAVLFGLVITRRLRRLDAGARAFRAGRLDHRIPPLANDEMGDLARTLNALASDLGQSQSTLRQQNLKLNRSVERMEALLRGAEAVLWEAEPATGQWRFVNGDTQAILGISAQQIGQPGIREARVHADDLPRLRETYRQAGPTPSSVDYRYRSNEASWVWLRDIVSSASDSDGHAVLRGLTLDVSPQRQAALALKDSESRYREVIEHVSEVIFRTDHQGRWTLLNPAWEELTGYSIAESLGRPVSEFVSAEDSPLLEALTNQLLHGNKSQLRDELRLLTRAGEPRWVSVFVRSSQDAEGRVIATFGTLTDITERKRAEEEIRRLAFYDSLTELPNRSLLYDRLRLAMASAARSRHHGAILFLDLDNFKDINDTLGHDVGDELLRQVASRMQGTIRETDTLARLGGDEFVIILNDLHPEQAQAAVEAETLGSKLLHLLAEPFRLGEHERHCTPSIGATLFGDGEVNVDELLKQADLAMYRAKDSGRNTLCFFEPEMHQVVKARAALEADFRKALREDQLHLHYQPHVDDQGHILGAEALLRWSHPERGMVPPMEFIAVAEQTGLIIKLGRWVLQTACQQLALWHRESQWMRINMAVNVSAKQFRHPDFVREVAEILQSTGAPAQHLVLELTESLLLEDTETVITRMNALRELGVGFALDDFGTGYSSLSYLKRLPLSLLKIDQSFVRDILVDANDAAIAEMIITLAKTLGLEVIAEGVETPEQRDFLLEMGCHQFQGYLFGRPGPVDQLEKRLVGRRTGTHN; encoded by the coding sequence ATGCGCCTGCGCTTCTCGCTCCAGATCATCATCGGTGCCGTGGCCATCCAGGTGGCTATGGTGAGCCTGCTGGTCTGGAACACCACCCACCAGATCCGCGAGAGCCACACGGAGCTGCTGGTGCGCTCCGCGGAGCAACAGAGTCTGCTCATGACAAGCGCCCTGGTGCCGGGACTCGCCTACAGCGACGCCGCCATGCTTCAGGACGTGCTGCAGCTGGTCTCCGGCCAGCCCGACCTGGTATACGCCGTGGTGATCGATGCCGGCGAGCGGCGCCTGGCCGTCGTGGGCACGCCGCCGGAGTCCCTGTTGCCGGTGACCGGCACCCAGGTCGACGAGCGTGGCCAGGTGCACATCACCCGCCGCATCGACCTGGCCGGTCAATCCCTGGGGCTGCTCGGCGTGGGCTACTCTCCCGAGGGCGTCAACGCCCTGAGCGACGCCTTGCTGGAGCGCAACGTCACCCTCGGTATCGCCATGCTCGCCCTGTCCATCCTGGCCGCGGTGCTCTTCGGGCTCGTCATCACGCGGCGGCTCAGACGACTGGATGCCGGCGCGCGTGCCTTTCGAGCCGGGCGGCTGGATCATCGCATCCCCCCGCTGGCCAATGATGAAATGGGCGACCTGGCCCGCACCCTCAATGCCCTGGCCTCGGACCTGGGCCAGTCCCAGAGCACGCTGCGCCAGCAGAACCTCAAGCTCAACCGCTCCGTGGAACGCATGGAGGCCCTGTTGCGCGGCGCCGAGGCGGTGCTCTGGGAGGCGGAACCGGCCACCGGGCAGTGGCGTTTCGTCAACGGCGACACCCAGGCCATCCTGGGCATCTCCGCCCAGCAGATCGGTCAGCCCGGCATCCGCGAGGCCCGCGTGCATGCCGATGACCTGCCCCGGCTGCGCGAGACCTACCGACAGGCGGGGCCGACCCCCAGCTCCGTGGACTACCGCTACCGCAGCAACGAGGCAAGCTGGGTCTGGCTCAGGGACATCGTCTCCTCGGCCAGCGACAGCGATGGACACGCGGTGCTGCGCGGTCTGACCCTGGATGTGAGCCCACAGCGACAGGCCGCGTTGGCCCTCAAGGACAGCGAGAGCCGTTACCGCGAGGTCATCGAACACGTCTCGGAGGTCATCTTCCGGACCGACCACCAGGGACGCTGGACCCTGCTCAATCCCGCCTGGGAAGAACTCACCGGATACAGCATTGCCGAATCCCTGGGCCGCCCGGTGAGCGAATTCGTCAGCGCCGAGGACAGCCCCCTGCTGGAGGCCCTGACGAACCAGCTGCTGCATGGCAACAAGTCCCAACTCAGGGATGAATTGCGCCTGCTCACCCGAGCGGGCGAGCCCCGCTGGGTCTCCGTGTTCGTGCGCAGCAGCCAGGACGCCGAGGGTCGCGTCATCGCCACCTTCGGGACCCTCACCGACATCACCGAACGCAAACGCGCCGAGGAAGAGATCCGCCGACTGGCCTTCTACGACAGCCTCACGGAACTGCCCAACCGCAGCCTGCTCTACGATCGCCTGCGTCTGGCCATGGCCAGCGCGGCCCGAAGCCGACACCACGGCGCGATCCTGTTCCTGGACCTGGACAACTTCAAGGACATCAACGACACCCTGGGCCATGACGTGGGCGACGAACTGCTGCGGCAGGTGGCCAGCCGCATGCAGGGCACCATCCGGGAAACCGATACCCTCGCCCGCCTCGGCGGCGATGAATTCGTCATCATCCTCAACGACCTGCATCCGGAACAGGCCCAGGCGGCGGTCGAGGCCGAGACACTCGGCAGCAAGCTGCTGCATCTGCTCGCCGAGCCTTTCCGGCTGGGTGAACACGAGCGCCACTGCACACCCAGTATCGGCGCCACGCTGTTCGGTGATGGCGAGGTCAACGTGGACGAACTGCTCAAGCAGGCGGACCTGGCCATGTACCGGGCCAAGGATTCTGGGCGCAACACCCTGTGCTTTTTCGAACCCGAGATGCACCAGGTGGTCAAGGCGCGCGCGGCCCTGGAGGCAGACTTCAGAAAAGCGCTCCGGGAGGATCAGCTGCATTTGCACTACCAGCCCCACGTGGACGACCAGGGACACATCCTCGGCGCCGAGGCCCTGCTGCGCTGGTCCCACCCGGAACGCGGCATGGTGCCGCCCATGGAGTTCATCGCCGTGGCCGAGCAGACCGGGCTCATCATCAAGCTCGGCCGCTGGGTGCTTCAAACCGCCTGCCAGCAGCTCGCCCTCTGGCACCGGGAAAGCCAGTGGATGCGGATCAACATGGCAGTCAACGTCAGCGCCAAGCAGTTCCGTCATCCGGATTTCGTGCGCGAGGTGGCCGAGATCCTGCAATCCACCGGGGCACCGGCGCAACACCTGGTCCTGGAGCTGACCGAGAGCCTGTTGCTGGAAGACACCGAGACCGTCATCACGCGCATGAACGCCCTGAGGGAACTGGGCGTAGGCTTCGCCCTGGACGACTTCGGCACGGGCTACTCCTCCCTCTCCTACCTCAAGCGCCTGCCGCTCTCCCTGCTCAAGATCGACCAGTCCTTCGTGCGCGACATCCTCGTGGACGCCAATGACGCGGCCATCGCCGAGATGATCATCACCCTGGCGAAGACCCTGGGATTGGAGGTGATCGCCGAGGGCGTGGAAACACCGGAGCAGCGGGATTTCCTGCTGGAAATGGGCTGCCACCAGTTCCAGGGCTACCTGTTCGGCCGCCCGGGGCCTGTGGATCAACTGGAGAAGCGACTCGTGGGCCGGCGTACGGGGACCCACAACTGA
- a CDS encoding phosphate/phosphite/phosphonate ABC transporter substrate-binding protein yields the protein MFTALWLTLLLPLAAAQARPDAQQPTLKFGLLPFASPVALFERFAPLRDYLNVQLGTQFVLETARDFSVHVQRIETGDYHLLLTAPHFVPIALDSGHYELLAAYKEDLSTVYLVGRDDPAADLSALAGRRIGTPPPEALITLVGEDHLLKVLGDQAPAPTFVPFPSHNAAIHAIASGLVDAAAVSINVARLDINRGVPVRILDETPQFPGVGILARKDLAEPLREALRETLISMTDREDGSDVLRVMIYAGYKAASAEDYEPFRAILPRARQYLSPVSTEP from the coding sequence TTGTTCACGGCCTTGTGGCTCACCCTGCTCCTGCCGCTGGCTGCCGCTCAGGCAAGGCCTGATGCCCAGCAGCCCACCCTCAAGTTCGGACTGCTGCCCTTCGCCAGCCCCGTGGCCCTGTTCGAGCGCTTTGCCCCCCTTCGGGACTACCTCAACGTGCAGCTGGGCACCCAGTTCGTACTGGAGACGGCACGGGATTTTTCCGTGCATGTGCAGCGCATCGAGACCGGCGACTACCACCTGCTGCTGACCGCCCCCCACTTCGTGCCCATCGCCCTGGACAGCGGCCACTACGAGCTGCTGGCGGCCTACAAGGAGGATCTGTCCACCGTCTACCTGGTGGGCCGGGACGACCCCGCCGCCGACCTCAGCGCCCTGGCGGGCCGGCGCATCGGCACGCCGCCCCCGGAGGCACTGATCACCCTCGTGGGGGAGGACCACCTGCTCAAGGTACTGGGAGACCAGGCACCTGCCCCGACCTTCGTCCCCTTTCCCAGCCACAACGCCGCCATCCACGCCATTGCCAGCGGCCTGGTGGATGCCGCTGCGGTGTCCATCAACGTCGCGCGTCTCGACATCAACCGGGGGGTTCCGGTGCGGATCCTGGACGAGACCCCGCAGTTTCCCGGCGTCGGCATCCTGGCCCGCAAGGACCTGGCCGAGCCGCTGCGCGAGGCACTTAGGGAAACCCTCATCAGCATGACCGATCGCGAAGACGGGAGCGACGTGCTGCGGGTGATGATCTACGCCGGATACAAAGCCGCCAGCGCCGAGGACTATGAACCCTTCCGGGCCATCCTGCCCCGCGCCCGCCAGTATCTGAGCCCCGTGAGCACCGAGCCCTGA
- a CDS encoding MBL fold metallo-hydrolase, whose translation MRKDTPYSIHALELGPIENFIYLIHDHATDTAAVVDPAWDVPEVEALAQRLGVRITDILLTHSHHDHINGIGEVLEHHDARIHLLKPEAQFWGQQLARPELHHGGDRIRIGETEIDILHTPGHTPGSACYRIDRDLITGDTLFVFGCGRCDLNGGDPEQMFQTLKHIRDDLPADTLIHPGHNYAEKPTSTLAEQAEGNPFMCFTEVDEFIRYRMVDHDRIRHTPYRAEPCSHAHHKA comes from the coding sequence ATGCGCAAAGACACCCCCTACAGCATCCACGCCCTGGAACTGGGGCCCATAGAGAACTTCATCTACCTGATCCATGACCACGCCACGGACACCGCCGCGGTGGTGGATCCCGCCTGGGATGTACCCGAGGTGGAGGCGCTGGCGCAACGGCTCGGGGTGCGCATCACCGACATCCTGCTCACCCACAGCCACCACGACCACATCAACGGCATCGGCGAGGTGCTGGAGCACCACGACGCGCGCATCCACCTGCTCAAGCCCGAGGCCCAGTTCTGGGGCCAGCAGCTCGCCCGCCCCGAACTGCACCACGGCGGCGACCGCATCCGCATCGGCGAGACCGAGATCGATATCCTGCACACCCCGGGACACACCCCCGGCTCCGCCTGCTATCGCATCGACCGGGACCTGATCACCGGCGACACCCTGTTCGTATTCGGCTGCGGGCGCTGCGACCTGAACGGCGGCGACCCGGAACAGATGTTCCAGACCCTCAAACACATCCGTGACGACCTGCCCGCCGACACCCTGATCCACCCCGGCCACAACTACGCGGAGAAGCCCACCTCCACCCTGGCGGAACAGGCCGAGGGCAATCCCTTCATGTGCTTCACCGAAGTGGACGAGTTCATCCGCTACCGCATGGTGGATCATGACCGGATCCGCCACACCCCCTACCGGGCCGAACCCTGCAGTCACGCCCATCACAAAGCCTGA
- a CDS encoding YgaP family membrane protein — MTIDRFVMAFAGTVILVTLALSQVHSIYWLWFTAFVGFNLLQSAFTGFCPLAIILKKLGVTPGQAFG, encoded by the coding sequence ATGACTATCGACCGTTTCGTTATGGCCTTTGCCGGCACCGTGATCCTCGTCACCCTGGCCCTGTCCCAGGTGCACAGCATCTACTGGCTGTGGTTCACCGCCTTCGTGGGCTTCAACCTGCTGCAGTCCGCCTTCACCGGCTTCTGCCCCCTGGCCATCATCCTGAAGAAGCTGGGCGTGACCCCCGGCCAAGCCTTCGGCTGA
- a CDS encoding citrate synthase — MKPRTVTLTDNATGKQIELPVHEGQHGPAAIDIRSLYKELGYFTYDPGFMSTASCSSAITYIDGDEGVLMYRGYPIEQLAEHSTYLETCHLLLYGNLPSSDELSKFSRIIKEHSMLHEAIRRFYGGFRHDAHPMAIMVGVVGALSAFYHDNTDVHNPKHREISAHRLISKMPTIAAWSYKYATGQPFQYPDNNMGYTENFLKMMFSVPTEEYKPNPIFVRALDLILILHADHEQNASTSTVRLSGSSEANPFAAVSAGIASLWGPLHGGANEKVINMLEEIARTGDVNQYVKRAKDKDDPFRLMGFGHRVYKNYDPRAKIIRKMCHELLAELGAENQPLFDVALELERIATEDEYFVERKLYPNVDFYSGIILRAMGIPLNMFTVIFALARTVGWISHWNEMMDDPESRIGRPRQLYVGSAPREYVPIEQR, encoded by the coding sequence ATGAAACCGCGCACCGTCACCCTCACTGATAACGCCACGGGCAAACAGATCGAGCTCCCGGTCCACGAGGGACAGCACGGCCCGGCGGCCATCGACATCCGCAGCCTCTACAAGGAACTGGGCTACTTCACCTACGACCCGGGCTTCATGTCCACCGCCAGCTGCTCCAGCGCCATCACCTACATCGACGGTGATGAGGGCGTGCTGATGTACCGGGGCTATCCCATCGAGCAGCTGGCCGAGCACAGCACCTATCTGGAGACCTGCCACCTGCTGCTGTACGGCAACCTGCCCAGCTCGGATGAACTGAGCAAGTTCTCGCGCATCATCAAGGAGCACTCCATGCTCCACGAGGCAATCCGCCGTTTCTACGGCGGTTTCCGCCACGATGCGCACCCCATGGCCATCATGGTGGGCGTGGTGGGCGCGCTGTCGGCCTTCTATCACGACAACACCGACGTGCATAACCCCAAGCACCGGGAAATCTCCGCCCACCGGCTGATCTCCAAGATGCCCACCATTGCCGCCTGGTCTTACAAGTACGCCACCGGACAGCCCTTCCAGTACCCGGACAACAACATGGGCTACACGGAAAACTTCCTCAAGATGATGTTCAGCGTGCCCACGGAGGAGTACAAACCCAACCCGATCTTCGTGCGCGCCCTGGACCTGATCCTGATCCTGCACGCCGACCACGAGCAGAACGCCTCCACCTCCACGGTGCGCCTCTCCGGCAGCTCCGAGGCCAATCCCTTCGCCGCAGTCTCCGCCGGCATCGCCTCCCTGTGGGGGCCGCTGCACGGCGGGGCCAACGAGAAGGTGATCAACATGCTGGAGGAGATCGCCAGGACCGGCGACGTGAACCAGTACGTCAAGCGCGCCAAGGACAAGGACGACCCCTTCCGACTCATGGGCTTCGGCCACCGGGTGTACAAGAACTACGACCCCCGGGCCAAGATCATCCGCAAGATGTGCCACGAACTGCTGGCGGAGCTGGGTGCCGAGAACCAGCCCCTGTTCGACGTGGCCCTGGAGCTGGAGCGCATCGCCACCGAGGACGAGTACTTCGTGGAACGCAAGCTCTACCCCAACGTGGACTTCTATTCCGGCATCATCTTGCGCGCCATGGGCATTCCCCTGAACATGTTCACGGTGATCTTCGCCCTGGCCCGTACCGTGGGCTGGATCTCCCACTGGAACGAGATGATGGACGACCCCGAGTCGCGCATCGGCCGCCCGCGCCAGCTCTACGTGGGCAGCGCACCCCGGGAATACGTGCCCATTGAGCAACGGTGA
- a CDS encoding capsule biosynthesis protein encodes MNIVGWVKRSAPIMNQKSHMHKDFAGRHFLLLQGPMGPFFRRLAQEIRLNGGRVSKINLNAGDTLFFHGKGCHTYRGRLADWSQYVSDFVKRYAVDVIVLFGDQRVYHKDMRELCHRLGIELYVFEEGYLRPNYLTLERNGVNGHSSTPRNPIVFNSLPSKPLQETARRPTGFYHAIFYAIVYHVAMTLFAWRYPHYEHHRKVNALYQGWAWSWGALRWRWLTHSQTPIARLLSGPLSRRYFLVPLQVYDDAQIVHWSQYNSVEEFIEEIAQSFAKHASPEDSLVFKHHPMDWAYTDYHRLFRRLRSKTGLGARLIYVHGLSMPMLLHHARGMVCVNSTTGLSALHHGVPVKILGTAFYDIPGLVSEQPLEQFWRDPGEVDLGFYHQFRNWLLLNNQLDGSFYRRLPGVDTPTAIIWEPVQWNQRDNDSESPDIEAETIRKAGS; translated from the coding sequence ATGAACATCGTAGGATGGGTGAAGCGCAGCGCACCCATCATGAACCAAAAATCACACATGCATAAAGATTTCGCAGGACGCCATTTTCTTTTGCTGCAGGGACCCATGGGTCCGTTCTTCAGACGCCTCGCCCAGGAGATCCGTCTCAACGGCGGACGCGTCAGCAAGATCAACCTCAACGCAGGTGACACCCTGTTCTTCCATGGCAAGGGTTGCCACACCTATCGTGGCCGCCTGGCGGACTGGAGTCAGTATGTATCTGACTTCGTGAAAAGATACGCGGTCGATGTGATCGTTCTGTTTGGCGATCAACGCGTCTATCACAAGGACATGCGGGAGCTGTGCCACCGCCTTGGCATTGAGCTCTACGTCTTCGAGGAGGGCTATCTCAGACCCAATTACCTGACACTGGAACGCAACGGGGTGAACGGCCATTCTTCGACGCCCCGCAATCCGATCGTTTTCAATAGCCTGCCGTCGAAACCTCTTCAAGAGACAGCACGACGACCCACAGGCTTCTACCACGCGATTTTCTACGCCATTGTGTATCACGTTGCCATGACCCTGTTCGCGTGGCGCTACCCCCACTATGAGCACCACCGCAAGGTCAACGCCCTATACCAGGGGTGGGCCTGGAGCTGGGGAGCGCTGCGATGGCGCTGGCTGACACACAGTCAGACCCCCATTGCCCGCCTGCTCAGCGGCCCTCTTTCCCGACGCTATTTCCTGGTGCCTTTGCAGGTGTACGACGACGCTCAGATCGTGCACTGGTCGCAGTACAACAGCGTCGAGGAATTCATTGAGGAGATCGCACAATCTTTTGCAAAACACGCCTCTCCTGAAGATTCTCTGGTGTTCAAACACCACCCCATGGACTGGGCCTATACCGATTACCATCGTCTGTTCAGGCGACTGCGCAGCAAAACAGGCCTTGGTGCTCGGCTGATCTACGTCCATGGCCTCTCCATGCCCATGCTGCTGCATCATGCCCGCGGCATGGTCTGCGTGAACAGCACGACGGGCCTCTCTGCGCTTCACCATGGTGTACCCGTGAAGATTCTGGGAACAGCCTTTTACGACATCCCGGGACTCGTGAGCGAACAGCCTTTGGAGCAATTCTGGCGCGATCCAGGCGAGGTGGATCTGGGGTTCTACCATCAGTTCAGGAATTGGTTGCTCCTCAACAACCAGCTGGATGGCAGTTTCTACCGGCGGCTTCCCGGCGTTGATACCCCGACGGCGATCATCTGGGAACCGGTGCAGTGGAACCAGCGAGACAATGACTCGGAATCTCCGGACATCGAGGCTGAAACAATTAGAAAGGCGGGATCGTGA
- a CDS encoding chain-length determining protein → MKTLLKKHPYWLVALVAILLSSVYWAFLATHRYVSQANVVLQSAQIATPNVGIAAILSGAGSNELLILRDHLQSVDMLRRLDEALDLRNHYSQRNIDRLSRLGGSDVPMEDFHRYYLRRVSVDLDEYAQVLRVKAGAYDPEIARAIVVLLLQEGELHMNRMAQRLAAEQVKFIEAQVDELSVRLARARDALLAYQNEMGLVSPTATVESISAVIANLEGELARLNARRTALGASQSERSPEMVSLRNEIEAVRNQISIERARLAAQSGDTLNRLSAEYETLNLQVEFARDMYANALAALENTRVEAARSLKQISVLQEPTHPEYPTEPRRLYNITVFTILALLAGLIAHLLAAIVRDHRD, encoded by the coding sequence ATGAAAACCCTTTTGAAGAAACATCCCTACTGGCTCGTGGCGCTGGTGGCGATCCTGTTGAGCAGTGTGTACTGGGCGTTCCTTGCCACGCACCGCTATGTGTCCCAGGCCAACGTAGTCCTGCAGAGTGCACAGATCGCTACACCGAATGTGGGTATCGCGGCCATCTTGAGCGGTGCCGGTTCCAATGAACTGCTGATCCTGAGGGATCACCTGCAGTCCGTGGACATGTTGCGCAGGCTTGATGAAGCGCTGGATCTGCGCAACCACTATTCACAACGCAACATCGACAGGCTGTCGCGCCTGGGTGGTTCCGACGTGCCCATGGAGGATTTTCATCGCTATTACCTGCGTCGGGTCTCCGTGGACCTGGACGAATATGCGCAGGTCCTAAGGGTCAAGGCGGGGGCCTATGATCCGGAGATCGCCCGGGCGATCGTGGTGCTGCTTTTACAGGAAGGCGAACTGCACATGAACCGGATGGCCCAGCGGTTGGCCGCCGAGCAGGTCAAGTTCATTGAGGCCCAGGTGGACGAACTCAGTGTGCGCCTGGCTCGAGCTCGCGATGCCCTGCTGGCCTATCAGAATGAAATGGGGCTGGTCTCACCGACGGCCACCGTGGAGAGCATCAGCGCCGTGATCGCGAACCTTGAGGGAGAACTTGCCAGACTCAACGCGCGACGGACCGCACTGGGCGCCTCCCAGAGTGAACGTTCTCCCGAGATGGTCAGCCTGCGCAATGAGATCGAGGCCGTGCGCAACCAGATCAGTATCGAACGGGCACGATTGGCCGCGCAATCCGGAGATACACTCAACCGGCTGTCGGCCGAATACGAGACCCTCAATCTGCAGGTGGAGTTCGCCCGTGACATGTATGCGAATGCACTCGCGGCGTTGGAGAACACCCGAGTCGAGGCGGCCCGCTCCCTCAAGCAGATCTCCGTGCTACAGGAGCCCACCCATCCGGAGTACCCCACCGAGCCAAGACGCCTCTATAACATCACCGTGTTCACCATCCTCGCCCTTCTGGCGGGGCTGATCGCGCACCTGCTGGCGGCTATTGTCAGGGATCACAGGGATTAG